In a genomic window of Fibrobacter sp.:
- the pheT gene encoding phenylalanine--tRNA ligase subunit beta, with the protein MKVSLNWLRRHVDLPESAEDVAKALTSIGLEVEGMEEPGKVYDKLVVAKVLTCDAHPDSDHLHITTVNDGKETIQVVCGAPNVAAGQTVVLAPIGAELPLPDGTKLKMKKSKIRGVESFGMICAEDEIGLSDDHAGIMVLDDSIPAGTPFVSLGLYDVCFELNVTPNRPDALSHRGVARELAAKFNRPLKALAYELKEDAEAASSAVSLEVVPGCGCSRYVGRVIKDVKVEKSPAWLAKLLHAVGMNSINNVVDITNFILMDVGQPLHSFDMDQLHGNSIKVRRAVKGEKIETIDHTAHELLESDLVICDGDRPACVAGVMGGVESEIVDATKNVFLESAWFNPTVVRKQAKRLCISTDSSYRFEREIDFATQDEYSKYACALIQEVAGGRILKGTVEYTGDDHKKENNVVTLRIAQAERVIGMKLEMAQVEKFLTGIALEVVSKTADSITFKIPSFRPDLEREVDLIEEVARLVGFDNIPYTLPSFKMQPNELPPIEVLNRKIRKTLSAMGLHECLSLRFTSKARTEALFGAANDDRRSKPALLLNPLSEELGAVPTSLLPNLLKSVAENEKNRPGSVRLFEVAKGQFKRDRKDVRDPGFDESNLVALTIAGNFDVNPLNDKPAQIDFAAFKGFVQSFLKRVGLVVEFRVPAKAEIFLHPGKQVEVLADGVVLGTMGELHPSVMAANDISYTTYVMELDMDKMEHATHKKIVFEPFSRQVPSSRDISLEVAKSMTHEDIVARIKGLNPKNLAKITLKSIYEGEKIEAGKKNLVYSLTYQAMDRTLTDDEVNKAHNKLRDKLVANGDIALR; encoded by the coding sequence ATGAAAGTTTCTTTGAATTGGCTCAGACGTCACGTTGATCTTCCGGAATCTGCGGAAGATGTCGCAAAGGCGCTCACCTCCATCGGCCTCGAAGTCGAAGGCATGGAAGAACCGGGCAAGGTCTACGACAAGCTCGTGGTAGCGAAGGTTCTCACCTGCGACGCCCACCCGGACAGCGACCACCTGCACATCACGACCGTGAACGACGGCAAGGAAACGATCCAGGTCGTCTGCGGCGCCCCGAACGTGGCCGCTGGCCAGACCGTGGTGCTCGCCCCCATCGGTGCGGAACTCCCGCTCCCCGACGGCACCAAGCTCAAGATGAAGAAATCCAAGATCCGCGGTGTCGAAAGCTTCGGCATGATCTGCGCCGAAGACGAAATCGGTCTCAGTGACGACCACGCCGGCATCATGGTTCTCGACGACAGCATTCCGGCTGGTACCCCGTTCGTGAGCCTCGGCCTCTATGACGTGTGCTTCGAGCTGAACGTCACACCGAACCGTCCGGACGCCCTCAGCCACCGCGGTGTCGCCCGCGAACTGGCCGCCAAGTTTAACCGCCCGCTGAAAGCCCTCGCCTACGAACTCAAGGAAGACGCCGAAGCCGCAAGCTCCGCCGTGAGCCTCGAAGTGGTTCCCGGCTGCGGCTGCTCCCGCTACGTGGGCCGCGTCATCAAGGACGTGAAGGTCGAAAAGTCCCCCGCCTGGCTCGCCAAGCTGCTCCACGCCGTGGGCATGAACAGCATCAACAACGTCGTCGACATCACGAACTTCATCTTGATGGACGTGGGCCAGCCGCTCCACAGCTTCGACATGGACCAGCTCCACGGGAACTCGATCAAGGTGCGCCGTGCCGTGAAGGGCGAAAAGATTGAAACGATTGACCACACCGCTCACGAACTGCTCGAAAGCGACCTCGTGATTTGCGATGGCGACCGTCCGGCCTGCGTTGCCGGCGTGATGGGCGGCGTGGAATCCGAAATCGTCGACGCCACCAAGAACGTGTTCCTCGAAAGCGCCTGGTTCAACCCGACGGTGGTCCGCAAGCAGGCCAAGCGCCTCTGCATCTCGACCGACTCCAGCTACCGCTTCGAACGCGAAATCGACTTCGCCACGCAGGACGAATACAGCAAGTACGCCTGCGCCCTCATCCAGGAAGTGGCCGGCGGCCGCATCCTCAAGGGCACCGTCGAATACACCGGCGACGACCACAAGAAAGAGAACAACGTGGTCACACTGCGCATCGCGCAGGCCGAACGCGTTATCGGCATGAAGCTCGAAATGGCCCAGGTCGAAAAGTTCCTCACGGGCATCGCCCTCGAAGTCGTTTCCAAGACGGCAGATTCCATCACGTTCAAGATCCCGAGCTTCCGCCCCGACCTCGAACGCGAAGTGGACCTCATCGAAGAAGTCGCCCGCCTCGTCGGTTTCGACAACATCCCGTACACGCTGCCGTCCTTCAAGATGCAGCCGAACGAACTTCCGCCGATTGAAGTTTTGAACAGGAAGATTCGCAAGACGCTTTCTGCCATGGGCCTGCACGAATGCCTGAGCCTTCGCTTCACGAGCAAGGCCCGCACCGAAGCCCTGTTCGGAGCTGCAAACGACGACCGCCGCAGCAAACCGGCACTTCTTTTGAACCCGCTTTCCGAAGAACTCGGCGCCGTTCCGACATCTCTCCTCCCGAACCTCCTCAAGAGCGTCGCGGAGAACGAGAAGAACCGCCCCGGTTCCGTGCGCCTGTTCGAAGTGGCCAAGGGCCAGTTCAAACGCGACCGCAAGGACGTGCGCGACCCGGGATTCGACGAATCGAACCTCGTCGCCCTCACGATTGCAGGCAACTTCGACGTGAACCCGCTCAACGACAAGCCCGCACAGATTGACTTTGCCGCATTCAAGGGATTCGTGCAGAGCTTCCTCAAGCGCGTGGGTCTCGTGGTGGAATTCCGCGTGCCCGCCAAGGCAGAAATCTTCCTCCACCCGGGCAAGCAGGTCGAAGTCCTCGCCGACGGTGTCGTACTCGGCACCATGGGTGAACTCCACCCCTCCGTGATGGCCGCCAACGACATCAGCTACACCACCTACGTGATGGAGCTCGACATGGACAAGATGGAACACGCGACCCACAAGAAGATCGTGTTCGAACCGTTCAGCCGCCAGGTGCCGTCCAGCCGCGACATTTCGCTCGAAGTGGCAAAGTCCATGACCCACGAAGACATCGTCGCCCGCATCAAGGGACTGAACCCGAAGAACCTCGCGAAGATTACCCTCAAGAGTATCTACGAAGGCGAAAAAATCGAAGCCGGCAAGAAGAACCTGGTCTACAGCCTCACCTACCAGGCCATGGACCGCACGCTTACCGACGACGAAGTGAACAAGGCGCACAACAAGCTCCGCGACAAACTCGTCGCGAACGGCGACATCGCCCTGAGATAA